A window of Staphylococcus lloydii genomic DNA:
GCACTAAATTGACCTGCAAAATCATAGTCGGTTGTTGAAATTTTAATATCGACCGGCATGGGAAAATCAAATTGTTCTTTTATATATTGTGTACAAAGCTTTAACGTCTTTTTTAAACTTTTATCTACTTGGCGTGTGTAGCTGATCGTTATTGCACTTTCTGTTGGTTTGTAGTTCAAAAAATAATATTGATACATCATCATTTGTTGTAAAAATGCTATCGTTTGTTCATCTCTATCAAACTGTACAATTTCACCATAGTTTTGTTGTCGTCGATCTGCAATATAAAAAATGGCTAACTCCCGACAAATATCATATAAAACCGTTAATACTACGTTGTCATCGGCAGTAATGCTTTTCGAGTAATAACTTTCCGGGAGTCGGTAGTCTTCAATATCGTTAAGTGAATATAATATTTTGTGACTATCCTCGAAAACGATTGTGTCTTCAACGCAATCATTCACATAAAGTGTGTCCTTTGTGAAGGTTACTAAAACGGGCTTAGTCGTTATGTAATAGTCTTTTAACCAACTGTGAAATGAACGCAACATCGTTTCTATCTGCTGCGTTATATTATCGTACTTAAAAATTACTGGATTCATTTTAACGCTTCCTTATCTTTTCTTTTTATTAGATCCTTTCGTCTTTTTACCACCTTTATGTTTTTTACTCGGTGTATGCTTTTTAGTATTATTACTTCTCGGGTTAGATTTACCTTTCCACTTACTACCTTTTCGCGCCTTATTTTTCATTTCGCCACCTTGTTTACGTTTGCCACGCGCATCGGCGGTGTTAGACAATGGATTGTACTCATTTATTTGTTGTACATTTGCGCTTTTTATATATTGATGATCTTCGTTGGCGAAGTATCCAACTGCTGACAATGTTAAAACCAAAGTTAATATGCTTGCGATAGTTTTGTTGCGTAATTTTCTATACATATTATGCTCCCTTCTTTTTTATAGGGATTATTATATATAGAAACTAAGTGCCTCAACGTATCGCTTTATAACTGTTAGCGCCTTTAATATTAGGAACTAAAATTGAGTTAAGGCAAACAACATTTATTTTTACTGCTCACATTACTTTATTTACAACATAAAAAAACACTCCCTTATTTTAAGGAAGTGTTCAACAAACTTTATAATATTACACGTTAAATCTAAAGTGAACGACGTCTCCGTCTTTCATGATATATTCTTTACCTTCTAAACGTTGTTTACCAGCTTCTTTAGCACCGTGCTCACCATTGTGTTCTACGTAATCATCATAAGATGTTACCTCTGCACGTATAAAACCACGTTCAAAGTCAGTGTGAATAATACCAGCACATTGTGGGGCAGTCATACCTTTTGTAAATGTCCAAGCACGCACTTCTTCGACACCAGCTGTAAAGTATGTTGCTAAGCCTAATAAATCATATGTTGTACGGATTAAACGGTTTAGACCTGGTTCTTCAATACCTAAATCTTCTAAGAACATTGCCTTATCGTCTTCATCTAAGACAGCAATTTCTTCTTCGATTTTAGCACTTATCACGATAACTTCTGAATCTTCTTTTTCGGCATATTCACGAATCGCTTTTACTTTATCATTTTCGTCATCGTTGATTTCATCTTCACCGACGTTAGCGATGTATAACATATCTTTAGAAGTTAATAGTTGCGCTTGGTTTACAAATTTTTGATCTTCATCATTAAACTCGATACTGCGCACTGGTTTACCTTCTTCTAATGCTTCTTTAATTGTTGTTAAGATACGTACTTCGTTGACCGCATCTTTATCTTTTTGTCGTGCCATTTTTTCTACCTTAGGCAAACGTTTTTCTACAGATTCTAAGTCTGCTAATACAAGTTCCATATTGATAACTTCGATGTCTTCAATAGGATTAACGCGACCAGATACGTGTGTTACGTTGTCATCGTCAAACGCACGCACTACTTGGCAAATTGCGTCTACTTCACGAATATGTGAAAGGAATTTATTACCTAGACCTTCCCCTTTAGAAGCACCCTTTACGATACCCGCTATATCTGTAAACTCGAATGTAGTTGGGATGGTCTTTTTCGGTTGAACCATATCTGTTAAGACATTTAATCTGCTATCTGGTACTTCAACAATACCTACGTTAGGATCGATTGTCGCGAATGGATAGTTTGCTGCTAGCGCACCTGCTTTTGTAATTGCATTAAAAAGTGTAGACTTCCCTACGTTCGGTAAACCTACGATACCTGCTGTTAAAGCCATTAGTTATTCTCCTTATCTTCCGCTACTTGATTAGATACAAGTACTTTTTTTAATTTTTTATTGAATGTCTGTCTTGGAATCATAATACTGCGCTGACAATTTTCACATTTTATACGGATGTCTGCGCCCATACGAATAATTTTAAAACGATTTGTGCCACATGCATGTTGTTTTTTCATCTCTACAATATCATTAAGGTTGTACTGTGATGTCATTCTTTACACCTCCACCATGAGCTACAATGAATTACTGATTATTAGCATCGTTTTGTACCATAGTTGGCTGCGGTACCTCAATGCCTTTTACGTTAAAGAAATGTTGAATCTCTCTGCGTAATATACGTGCACCCGATGCACCTTCACCTGGAATTGTCTCGGCAGAAATACGTAAAATAAGTTCATCTCTTGTGAATGAATCAACACCTATAAATTCTGGCGTAGTAATAAATAAATAATATTTTGAACGCATAGCAGTGAATAATTCTTTTAACTGTTCTTCTACTTTATCAACATTTTCACTAACTGCAATAGGTATTGCTACGATTGCTGCACCATTAGTTACTGAGTAGTTAGTGATTTCGCCCATGCTACCATTAGGTAAGACAGTCAACTCACCACTTATAGTATTAACGCGTGTTGATCTTAATCCAATTGATTTAACGGTACCTTCTGCTACTGTAGTACCACCACTATTTATTTTAACATAGTCACCTACATCAAATTGATTTTCAAAGATAATAAAGAATCCTGTAATGATATCTTTCACGACAGTTTGAGCACCAAAACCAACTGCTAAACCGACTACGCCTGCGCTGGCAATTATGCCTTCAACTTTAATACCTAATCTGCTAAGAATCGTTGTTACAACGATAAACCAAACGACATACGTCACGACGTTTTGCACGAGAGAAACCAATGTTTGTGAACGCTTCTTGTTAGCTTTTCTGCCTTTATTTTGAACTTTGAAGAATTGTTCAATAACTTTGTTGGCAATGCGTATTACGATGAACGCGACGATGATGTATACGATAATCATAATTAGATTTGATAAGAGCGCCTGATAAGTTTCGGGTTTCGTTAAAGGTTCGATAAGTGAACCTAGAATTGATTTTAATTGATTCAACAATATATCCTCCTCGTTGCTAATCTAAAAGTTCATTATACATTGTTATTTTTTTATACAACTCCAACCTAAGCTTTAAATATACAATTTAACACTTCGAATTGTAGCCTACGCAATATCTATATCTGAACATACTCGCCTATTATAGCAATAATTCACATCACGATAAAGCAAATTATTTTGTACTTATTATCTAAATGAACACATGAAAACCTCCCTCAAATAAGATGGTATTTGAAAGAGGTTTAGCAAGATAAAGTTATTAAATTTTCATAAGCACTATATTCACAAAAAATATTAAATCAGTGTGCGCGGTTACTTTATAATTCAATTTTCAGACTACCTTCAGTCTTAACCCCATAATGCTTCGATCGCTTGTGCTACTTGTTTTGGAGATTGTGGGTTTTGACCCGTTACTAACCTGTCACTTACTTTAACGTAAGGTCTAAATGGCAACGTAGCTTTACTATATTGAGCGCCACGACTTTTTAATTTTGTTTCTAATTTGTAAGGAACGTATTTGTTACGTTTGGCTAGCAATTCTTCTGTATTGGAAAAACCTGTTATTTCTCTATTATCGATGAAAAATCTACCGTTATCATTTTTAACATTTACTAATGCAGCAATACCATGACAAACTGCTGCCACAATACCGCCATTATCGTAAATCTGTTTAACTGCTTCTTGAATATACTGATTATCCGTAAAATCATACATTACTCCATGGCCACCAGTGAAGTAGATACAATCATAATCGTTTGGATTGGCTTCACTGATAGGTTGGGCATATTGCAATAAACTCATAAAGTTTGAATCTTTATAATACGCTTTTGTAGTTTTGTCTAACATTGCCGGGCTAAGACTAACGGGGTCAATGGGCGTATTGCCTCCACTTATGTTATATAGATCTATTTCATAGTTGCTATCATTGAAATAATTATAAAAATGAACCAATTCGCCTAACCAAAGTCCCGTCTTCTTGTAATGTGCGCCAAAAAAATCTGAACTTGTATTAACAATCATAATTTTTTCATTTTAATCACAAACCTTTAGTCATTATTTATCCATAGAAATAATAATCTTGCCTTTAGCTTTACCACTACTTGAATATGCTATCGCGTCTTGTGTTTGTTCAAATGCATACACTTTATCAATGATTGGCGTAATTTTGCCTTCATTTATGAGGTTACTAATAATATTTAACTGTTCACCGCTCGGCTGCATAAATAAAAATTCATAATTTACATTATACTTTTTAGCGCGTTTTACTAATTTGGCAGAGGCAACGCGTAATAATAATTGTTTGAATTTATTCAGTTTTAAACGTTTTGCCAATTTAATTGTCGGAATACCGGAAACTGAAGCAATTGTGCCATGTGGTTTTAATATTTCAAATGATTTATCTAAACTTTCACCACCTAGCGTATCAAAAACGCCATCATAATTACTTAAGCGTTGTGAGAAATCTTCGGCCTTATAATTAATTACTTCGTCAGCACCTAATGCTTTTACAAGTTCATAACCACGCTCACTTGCCGTAGTGGCAACATATAGACCCATTGCTTTGGCTAATTGAATTGCGAAGGTTCCTACACCTCCAGCGCCTGCTTGAATCAACACTTTATTTCCAGCTTTCAAATGCATGATGTCATTCAATGCTTGATAAGCAGTTAAGCCTACTAACGGAATACTCGCCGCTTCTTCAAAAGATAATTGTTCTGGTTTTAGTGCAATCTCACTGGCATCTATCGCAATATATTCAGCAAATGTGCCTATTTTTTCTTTTCTTGGTCTTCCGTATACTTCATCGCCGACTTTAAAGTTTTTTACCTTACTGCCTACTTCAGTAATGACGCCAGAAAAGTCATTCCCTAAGATTAAAGGAAATTGAAATTTTAATAATAATTTTAAGCCACCATCGCGAATTTTATAATCTATTGGATTAATACTGGCCGCTTTTATTTTCACCCTAACTTCATAAGGGTTCATACTCGGTAACGGCATAGTTTCTTGTTGTACGGGGTGATTGCCATATTTGTGAATAACCATCGCTTGCATATCAGTTTTCATTATTTCACTCCTAGCATTGACTACGTTATGACACTATCAAAATTTTATATTCATAATTACACATCATTCATATACTTAGCAATTCATAGCGTTTAACTAATGCGTCGTCTTCGTTTTGTGGGCCGTCACATTGCCAAAAACAAAAGCGAAGAAGAGAATAATAAAGATCACAAAACCATATATTTCTCCAGTATTTAAATGATGCTCCGCTAACATCTTATTCATCAATAAAAATATGACGTCTAGCGAATAAATTAAAAATAAATGCAAGTACATTGTCATAAATCCTGTCTTTGACTGCGTATTTTTATCAGTGGATTTATAATGCAATGTATAAACCACAAATAATATAACGATAAAGACAAAATATAATGCATCTGTAATATTTACATGGCTTAATTCAATATTTTGAATTAATAATACAAGCCCTTCACCAAACAATAATATAATTAATAAACTTAAACGTTCTGTTAAATGATTAAAGAAAATGGCATTCTCTTCCGAAACTTTATAGAACAATAGTGGATAAACCGCCACAATAAATATACAGATAAAATAGACCCAAAAGTTAATTTGTGACGGTAATAAAGTAGAAATCAACGCAATAATTACAGTCAGTGATAAGCCAGTCGTATATACTTTTACCAGTCGTATATACTTTTACCAGCCGTATATCTACTTTAGAGTCACTCAACTTATAATTTATAAAATATTGAATAATGATACTGAAATATATAAGCGCTGAAGTTAATACAAATGGCTTAAATGTATGTTGAAAGTCTCCATTAATTGCTTTCGATAATATAATTATTAAAAACATGTCTACAAAAACAAACAAATATTGATACCACTTTTTATTAAACAGTCTATTCACGAGCAAAGTACGATAAATCCAAATCGAATAAAATACTAGGAATAGCATAAAACTTTTACCCAAACCCTCTGGCGACATTAAGTTATGTGATAGACCTTCAATCGTATGATTAATCGTCGATAAAATATAGACGAAAATCAAATCGAAAAACAATTCCGTCATACTGACTTCTTTCTTCTCCATGTTTTCACCTCTCGATGTTATTCATTTTCTAAAATTTTAAATTTATTCTCCAATGTAGCTAGACCTTCTTCTATTAATGCTTTTTGATGCAATAAATTTTCTTTGTGACGTGCAAATATTGCTTGTCGCTGAGACTTAGTTGCACTACCTTGGTCATATAATTCTGCTACTTCTTTTAATTGTGATACAGGCATGTGTGTTTGACGCATACATTTGATAAATTCTATCCAAAATAAATCATCTTCTGAAAAATCTCTATAACCATTATCGTCGCGAGCAACGAAAGGAAAAAGACCTGCTTTATCATAATAGCGAATCGTATGTTCACTAATCCCTAAATTTTCTGCTACTTGTTTTACACGCATAAAATCCCCTCCTACTATACGTGATAATACTTTTATTCATACCCTTCTTCAACGAGCTAAGACATAAAAGGAGCTATAGAAAGTCCATATTTCAACTTCCTATAACTCACATTTTTCTATACTGTCGTTTTCTACATAGCGATGATTAGCGTGTCGTATAACCACCATTAGCAAATAGTGTTTGACCGTTAATCCACCAACCGTCCAACGTTAAGAATGTAATGATTGGCACAATGTCTTCGATTTGTGTTAATTGATTATGGAGTGCTTGAGATTTATGAAATGCTACGGCCTCATCTTCTTCTTGAGGATAAAAGAATGGTGTGTCCATTGGGCCAGGCGCTACCGCATTAACGGAAATGCCTCTATCCATAAATTCTTTTGAAGCTGCTCTTGTATAATGTTCCACGGGCGCTTTTTCACCGGCATACGTACTATAAAAACCAGTGTATGCTGCAAGTAATGATGTCGCTAAAGTAATAATCTTACCGTTTTCATTCATATGCTGCTCTGCGTATTTGATAAAAAAGTAAGCCACTTTGGCGTTAATATCTTGCATTTGATCAAAATCTTCTTCAGAAACATCTGCTATTGGTTTTTTCAATACTTTGCCTACAGTATTAACTGCGATATCCACTTTACCGAAAGTAGATTCTGCATGTTGAAATAGTGCTTTAATATTTTCTATCTTTGTTAGGTCACCTTTAAAGAGCGTAGCCTCCCCGCCGACTTGCTGCACTTTAGCCAATGTACTTTTAGCTTCATCCAAAGAGTTATCATCGTGATGATGAATGACTAATCTAGCTCCTTGTTCAGCATAAGTAGTGCTTAATAAGCCCCCTAAATTTTTTGCGCCACCTGAAATAACGATAACTTTTCCATTAAGATTATTAAATTTCCCCATACGTGAAACCTCCTTTAATGTTATGGTTCAACCATAAACCTTAGAGTGCACTCTCACGCAACCAACTATTAAAATAAAAAAAGACTTTGGTATATACCAAAGTCATAGAATATAGAGACGTCACGGTAAATATAAATGTCGTAACCGACTGAAATTTTAACTAGATAAAGGTTGAAAGCTTTTCAATAAATTTTCAAGTCATTTAAAGTGTGGCATACGTATCACACTTGTCTAATTAGCGTTAAATTAACTAGACTGTTTTAATAAATTTAAAAACTCTATGACGATTCTTTTTTTAAAGCGTGTCGGCTTTTGAACACACCAAAAGTCTCTTGAAATATTTAGTTCTTCGACATTTATAATTTTTAAAGTATCCAATTTTAATTCTTTTTGTATTGAAATTTTTGGCAAAAAGCTAATTCCCAAATCAGCTTCTATAGCACTCTTAATCGCTTGAATACTGCCTAATTCCATCACTTTACTTTTCTCTAAAAATTCATATTGGTTTAAATGATTATCTATTGCTGTTCTCATACCTGATCCTGATTCTCGTACAATCATTTGCTCTTTATAAAGATCATTTACAGTAACTTTTTCCAATTTACTTAAGTCATTTTTGTTGGAACAAACAGGTACTATAATATCTTTTTCAAAGTTAAATACGCTAAAATTCTTTTGGTCAAATTCACTTTCTACCAATGCAATATCAATTTCATTATGTTCTAATTTTTTTATGATGGTTGGTGTATTACCAATTTTTAAATTTATCTGTACATTAGGATGTTGTTTTTTTAATTCAATGACTAAATTAGGTAAAGAATACTCACCGATTGTAAAGCTAGCACCTACAGTTAATACTGGGCTTTTTTGACTATTTTGCATTTGGATTTCATCATACGCTAAATCATTGAGCCTCACTAATTCTTTGGCGTATGGATAAAATATACTGCCAGCCTCTGTTAATGTAGTAACTCCGCTATTTCTGTAAAAAAATGTACTCCTATAAAAGTCTTCTAATTTTCTAATTTGCTTTGTTACAGCTGATTGTGAAATGAAATGCTTTTGTGCCGTTTCAGTAAAGCTTACATTTTCAGCAATGTCACAAAATACTTTCAAATTATTAATATCCATAATAAACCCCCATATTATTATTTAAATTTTACCACATCTCATCTCTATTATAGGTATTCCATTTAGTAATAGCCTATACACAATCAGAATTTGAGTATCACGCTATCTCGTGCAAAAATTATAGTAAGCAAAAGGAGGGAGAATAGTGAGTTTAAGCGCTATCATTTTTATGCTATGCATTAGTATTTTTGCCGGAGCTTATGGAACAATCATTGGAGCTGGTGGCGGATTTATATTTGTACCATTTTTATTGATATTATTTAAAGTTTCACCTGAAATAGCAGCAGGTTCAGGGTTAGTGATCGTTGTTGTTAACTCCTTAATTGGTACATTAGGTTATTTTAAACAACACAATATTGCCTTTAAAGAAGGCACAATAATGGGAATTAGTGCTATACCGGGCACATTTATAGGGTCATATCTTTTAAAAAACTATCATTCTGATTTTTTTATCTAAGCTTTTCAATACTTTTGGCAGGAATGGGTGTTTTTCTATTAGTTAAAAGCATTTCCAAAAAATCCAAAAATCCCAATATACGTACAACATATGTTGAAAAATCCAGTTACAAATATTGGTATATATCGCTAGGATTTATGATGGGTATCTTATCAAATTATTTGGGTATTGGCGGTGGATGGCTGATCGTTCCAATTTTAATTTATATATTTAAAATGTCACCGAAACAAGCTGCTTCTACTTCCGTATATTCATTACTAATATATACGACAGTCGGTGCAACCACTCAAATTATTGAAGGTAATATCAATTGGATTATTATCATTATTGGTGGAATTGGTATTTCCATAGGTGCAAATATAGGACTCTATATTGCAAAGAAAATTCCAGAAAATTTAATTATGAAATTATTATCTGTGGTTTTAATTATTATGGGAATAAAAATGTTCTTTATCTAACCCATGTATTGAAATGTTGACTCCTACCATACATTGACGTAGTCAATGTATATATTTTTTAAAGTTAATGTAAGCGCTTTATATAATGGATTATACTTAAAGGAAGTGTTTTTTTGAAAGATAACAAAACAAATAAATATAATAGTCACTATGCTATATTTATAGCAATCACTGTAGCTGCATTAGGGGCAGTCTACGGCTACGATACAGGTAATATAAGTGGTGCATTACCGTATTTAAAACAAGAGATGGGATTGTCCACTAGAATGGCTGAGTTAGTAAGCTCTGCTGTGGTTGCAGGTTCTATTTTGGGAGCAATGTTTGGCGGGAAATTATCAAATAAAATTGGTAGAAAAAATACCATGATTTTTGTATCAGCGGCTTTCGTAATTCTTGCAATACTTAGTGCTTTCCCACCTAATGTGTGGTTTTTAATCGTCGTACGTTTTATTCTTGGTTTATCAATAGGGGTTACTATCGTAGTTGCTCCAGTTTTCATCGCAGAAATATCACCATATAAAATTAGAGGTGCTATGTTAGTTACGTTCCAAATTGCTACTACAATTGGTATTTCATTAGCATCATTTATAAATCTTTATTTTTCACAAACTGGAAATTGGCGTGCAATGCTTGGCGTTTCTGCAATTATAGCTTTTGTACTAGTCATAGCTATCTTACGATTTCCAGATACACCAACATGGTATATCATGAAAGGGCATAGAGAAAGAGGCATTAAAACGTTACAAAAATTAGAAGCACCTGAAAAAGTACAAAGTGAATTGGCAAAAATTGATCAAGAAGTACACCAAAATGAAAGTGGTAAATTTTCAGAGTTATTTAAGACTAAATATATTAAAGGAACAATATTCATCTTAGGATTGGGTATCTTTGTTCAAATAACTGGTATAAATGCTATTGTTTATTATGGACCTATCATCTTCCAAAAGGTTGGATTTGCTAGTTTTTCAAATGGTATTTTAATAACTGGTATTACCCAATTGATTGCCTTAATTGCGGAAGTGACGTCATCTCTTATTATAGATAAGTGGGGACGTAGAAAATCATTACTGATGGGTATTAGTTTTATGATTATTGCTAATATTGTCTTAGCATTACTTTTCTTAATAGGCTTTATTTCATCTTGGATGATGTACTTATCTGTAATTATTATTTTCCTATTTAGAGTTGGATATTCATTTGGATTTGGTTCACTTGTGTGGGTTTACGCATCTGAAACGTTACCATCACGTTTGCGTTCAATCGGCTCTTCATTAATGTTAACTGCAAACCTTGTCGCTAATTTAATTGTATCTATGTTCTTCTTAACAATGTTTGAAAATTTTGGCGGCCAAGTGATTTTCCTTATTTTTGGTATTCTCGCAATTATTTCTTGGATTTTTGTATTTAAATTAGCTCCCGAAACAAACGGACGCACATTTGAAGAAATACAAGCTTATTGGAATAATGGTGGAAAATGGGATGAAGACATAGCGAATGAAAAAGTTGAGAGTAAGTGAAGATTGTAGATTTTTATATTACGATTACATTGTTAAATATACAAAAGTATCAATTAAATTGATTAGATAAAGGGGAATTTTTTATGACTAATAACGACCAAACGCAACCTAATATCATAATGATAATGACTGACCAACAACGTTTTGATACTATATCAGAATTAGGTTTCGAACAGATGCATACACCAAATATGGATCAACTTGTCAAAAATGGCACTACTTTTGAACAGTCTTTTTGCCCTGGGGCAACTTGTGTGCCAAGCCGAGCAGCCATATTTACTGGAATGTATCCTCATAACACGGGTGTTTATAACTTGTTTAACTCATGGGGGCATCAACGTTCATGGGTACATGACTTGGCAGAAAATGGTTATCATTGTGTAAACATAGGGAAAATGCATGTGGCGCCTACCTACGATAGCATGGGCTTCCATGAACGTTTTGTAGTAGAAAATCCACAAAATGAATTGGCTAAAGCCGATGGTCGAGAGGATGAATGGGGACGCTATTTATCTTTTTATGACACGGAAAGACCACTAAATCAACAATTAACTGATCCTGACTGGATGTCTAAATATCAAGGGGTTCCTTGGGAGTTAGCGGAACATTTACACTCAGATGTGTTTATCGGTAATTCGGCTTTAGCTTGGATTAACAGACATAAACAAACGCAACCCGTATTCTTACAAATTGGCTTTACCGGCCCACATGAAGTGTACGATCCATTACCAAGACAATTAGACCACTATGCAGATAAAAAAATGCCCGATGCAGTCTGGAAAGAAGATGAACTATCTGAAAAGCCGCCGCAACATTATGCCCATCAAGAATATTTCAGAAGAGCTGATGGCGATGCACAAGTCGATATGGCTAATGCTTCTGAAAAAGATATTCAGCATTTAAGACGTCACTATTTCGCAAAAATTAGTACTATAGATGAAAAAATTGGAGAAATAATGGAAGATTTGGAAGCAAAAGGTTATTTAGATAATGCTATCGTTATTTTCACATCTGATCATGGGGACATGCTTGGTGACCATAAATTACCATATAAATGGTTGATGTATGATGCCGCAGTGAAAGTGCCATTAATTGTATGGGATACTAGAAAAGAACAACTTTCAAAAAATGACGATCTTATATCATTAATTGATATTGGACCCACAATACTTGAGTCTGTTGGCATTAAGGTCCCTGAGTATTTAGATGGACATTCATTTTTAAATAAACTTTATGACGCTAACGGTGAGCCACATCGTAAACATATTATATGTGAAGACAATTATTTAACAATGATACGTAATAAATCATATAAACTTGTGAATTATACTTTCCAAGAAGATGATGGCGAACTTTATGACTTAACGAATGATCCGAATGAATTAAATAATCTGTTCAATGATGACAACTATAAACAAATAAAACAAGAATTAAAAATGGACCTACTTCAAGACATTTTAAGAAGTACCTATTCGAATGCAACATATAAAAATAGAAACACGATGGATGATATGTTATATCCTAAAGATAATCATTATTTGCATCCTATCACTAAAAAAAATCCAACTGGTTGGTACAATAGATAAATTTAATTATAAAGGAAGATGAATTTCAAGTGGCTAAAGATTGTTGTACACCTAATAGAAAATTTGATAGTTCAAAAGGTTCTGAATCTGTGCAGTTTACTGAAAAAAAGGCAACACATTATGGTTCCACGGAATCGATGGTATTGATTCCAGCTGGTAACTTTCTAATGGGCACGAATAGTAAAGAAGGTTTTAAATCTGATGGTGAAGGCCCTATCCGTAAAGTTGAATTAAACGCTTTTTATATAGATGCATGTGCAGTTACTAATGCACAATTTAAAGCTTTTGTTGATGACACGGGTTATAAAACTGACGCTGAAAAATATGGTTGGTCCTTTGTATTTTATCAGTTATTATCTTCCAATATAATGAATAAAGTACCTCAACGTCTGCCACAAACGCCTTGGTGGTGTGTCGTTCCAAATGCGTACTGGTATCAACCAGAAGGTCAAGGAACTACTATTAACAATCGCATGGAGCATCCTGTGGTACATATTTCATGGAATGATGCGAATGCTTATTGTGAATGGGCAGGCAAACGGTTACCGACTGAAGCAGAATGGGAGTATGCTGCAAGAGGTGGCTTAAGCCAGAAGAAATATCCGTGGGGTGACGAGTTGCTGCCAAATGACAAACACATGTGTAATATTTGGCAAGGACAATTTCCAAAGGTAAATACACTAGATGATGGTTATTTAGGTACAGCACCAGTAAAATCATTTCCAGAAAATGGATACGGTCTTTATAATGTTGCAGGAAATGTATGGGAATGGTGTAGTGACTGGTTTACTACGAACCTTCATAAAAAAGGCGGTAAAGTAAATCCAAAAGGACCTCAAAGTGGTGATAGTAAAGTCGTTCGTGGAGGTTCTTATCTATGTCACCGTTCTTATTGTAATCGTTATCGGGTTGCGGCACGTTCTTCCAATACACCTGATAGCT
This region includes:
- a CDS encoding sugar porter family MFS transporter, which translates into the protein MKDNKTNKYNSHYAIFIAITVAALGAVYGYDTGNISGALPYLKQEMGLSTRMAELVSSAVVAGSILGAMFGGKLSNKIGRKNTMIFVSAAFVILAILSAFPPNVWFLIVVRFILGLSIGVTIVVAPVFIAEISPYKIRGAMLVTFQIATTIGISLASFINLYFSQTGNWRAMLGVSAIIAFVLVIAILRFPDTPTWYIMKGHRERGIKTLQKLEAPEKVQSELAKIDQEVHQNESGKFSELFKTKYIKGTIFILGLGIFVQITGINAIVYYGPIIFQKVGFASFSNGILITGITQLIALIAEVTSSLIIDKWGRRKSLLMGISFMIIANIVLALLFLIGFISSWMMYLSVIIIFLFRVGYSFGFGSLVWVYASETLPSRLRSIGSSLMLTANLVANLIVSMFFLTMFENFGGQVIFLIFGILAIISWIFVFKLAPETNGRTFEEIQAYWNNGGKWDEDIANEKVESK
- a CDS encoding sulfatase family protein; this translates as MTNNDQTQPNIIMIMTDQQRFDTISELGFEQMHTPNMDQLVKNGTTFEQSFCPGATCVPSRAAIFTGMYPHNTGVYNLFNSWGHQRSWVHDLAENGYHCVNIGKMHVAPTYDSMGFHERFVVENPQNELAKADGREDEWGRYLSFYDTERPLNQQLTDPDWMSKYQGVPWELAEHLHSDVFIGNSALAWINRHKQTQPVFLQIGFTGPHEVYDPLPRQLDHYADKKMPDAVWKEDELSEKPPQHYAHQEYFRRADGDAQVDMANASEKDIQHLRRHYFAKISTIDEKIGEIMEDLEAKGYLDNAIVIFTSDHGDMLGDHKLPYKWLMYDAAVKVPLIVWDTRKEQLSKNDDLISLIDIGPTILESVGIKVPEYLDGHSFLNKLYDANGEPHRKHIICEDNYLTMIRNKSYKLVNYTFQEDDGELYDLTNDPNELNNLFNDDNYKQIKQELKMDLLQDILRSTYSNATYKNRNTMDDMLYPKDNHYLHPITKKNPTGWYNR
- a CDS encoding SDR family oxidoreductase, which gives rise to MGKFNNLNGKVIVISGGAKNLGGLLSTTYAEQGARLVIHHHDDNSLDEAKSTLAKVQQVGGEATLFKGDLTKIENIKALFQHAESTFGKVDIAVNTVGKVLKKPIADVSEEDFDQMQDINAKVAYFFIKYAEQHMNENGKIITLATSLLAAYTGFYSTYAGEKAPVEHYTRAASKEFMDRGISVNAVAPGPMDTPFFYPQEEDEAVAFHKSQALHNQLTQIEDIVPIITFLTLDGWWINGQTLFANGGYTTR
- a CDS encoding LysR family transcriptional regulator; the protein is MDINNLKVFCDIAENVSFTETAQKHFISQSAVTKQIRKLEDFYRSTFFYRNSGVTTLTEAGSIFYPYAKELVRLNDLAYDEIQMQNSQKSPVLTVGASFTIGEYSLPNLVIELKKQHPNVQINLKIGNTPTIIKKLEHNEIDIALVESEFDQKNFSVFNFEKDIIVPVCSNKNDLSKLEKVTVNDLYKEQMIVRESGSGMRTAIDNHLNQYEFLEKSKVMELGSIQAIKSAIEADLGISFLPKISIQKELKLDTLKIINVEELNISRDFWCVQKPTRFKKRIVIEFLNLLKQSS
- a CDS encoding formylglycine-generating enzyme family protein, whose amino-acid sequence is MAKDCCTPNRKFDSSKGSESVQFTEKKATHYGSTESMVLIPAGNFLMGTNSKEGFKSDGEGPIRKVELNAFYIDACAVTNAQFKAFVDDTGYKTDAEKYGWSFVFYQLLSSNIMNKVPQRLPQTPWWCVVPNAYWYQPEGQGTTINNRMEHPVVHISWNDANAYCEWAGKRLPTEAEWEYAARGGLSQKKYPWGDELLPNDKHMCNIWQGQFPKVNTLDDGYLGTAPVKSFPENGYGLYNVAGNVWEWCSDWFTTNLHKKGGKVNPKGPQSGDSKVVRGGSYLCHRSYCNRYRVAARSSNTPDSSTGNMGFRCVIDAKA